In one window of Gossypium hirsutum isolate 1008001.06 chromosome A01, Gossypium_hirsutum_v2.1, whole genome shotgun sequence DNA:
- the LOC107944893 gene encoding uncharacterized protein isoform X8, whose translation MRLHYIMLALFSIQQSQFLCLKQFSKPSKPYQIQSFWPYQLQPVAVQTNCSTRGLVVILRQIVSSSRLFRQMEVYVRWGFHVSWHWEMKLFHQCSSIEFIAFVLYCQLHKLKSLEDQSWIRERKK comes from the exons ATGAGGCTGCACTACATAATGCTAGCATTGTTTTCAA TACAACAAAGCCAATTCCTTTGTCTCAAGCAATTCAGCAAACCTAGCAAGCCATATCAAATTCAGAG CTTTTGGCCATATCAGTTGCAGCCAGTTGCTGTTCAAACTAATTGTTCTACGCGAGGACTTGTCGTTATCTTGAGACAAATTGTTTCTTCCTCTAGGCTTTTTAGACAA ATGGAAGTCTATGTTCGTTGGGGATTTCATGTTTCATGGCATTGGGAGATGAAATTGTTTCATCAGTGTTCTAGTATCGAGTTCATTGCTTTCGTTCTGTATTGCCAACTTCACAAG ctcaagagcttagaggaccaaagttggataagggaaaggaaaaagtga
- the LOC107944893 gene encoding uncharacterized protein isoform X3 produces the protein MAEATVSTILEQMTAITIDKAIEAWSLVQGAEKEVKRLETKFKALWLELEDAEEKEYVDKQVKLWLDKFRDVSYDMEDVLDEWETVVQQLQTDPSCSASVRKWKDEQPEVQGPAVLVSTERGSTISPIEYSDVGAMSKHFLRNFSRPLKNVGFQDPPMFQQRTYGFISSGLMLASPKE, from the exons ATGGCGGAAGCGACTGTTTCGACGATCTTAGAGCAGATGACTGCAATCACCATTGATAAAGCAATCGAAGCCTGGAGTCTGGTGCAAGGTGCTGAGAAAGAGGTGAAAAGGCTTGAAACTAAATTTAAAGCACTCTGGTTGGAGCTTGAAGATGCAGAGGAGAAAGAATACGTGGACAAACAGGTTAAACTTTGGTTAGACAAGTTCAGAGATGTTTCTTATGACATGGAAGATGTATTAGATGAGTGGGAAACTGTAGTTCAGCAGTTGCAAACAGATCCTTCTTGCTCTGCTTCTGTTCGTAAGTGGAAG gATGAGCAACCAGAAGTACAAGGACCAGCAGTTTTGGTCTCAACTGAAAGAGGATCAACTATCAGTCCAATTG agTATAGTGATGTTGGAGCTATGTCAAAGCACTTCCTCAG AAATTTCTCGCGTCCCTTAAAAAATGTGGGCTTCCAAGATCCACCTATGTTTCAGCAGAGAACATATGGTTTTATTTCTTCAGGACTGATGCTTGCTTCACCTAAAGAATGA
- the LOC107944893 gene encoding putative disease resistance protein RGA1 isoform X6: MAEATVSTILEQMTAITIDKAIEAWSLVQGAEKEVKRLETKFKALWLELEDAEEKEYVDKQVKLWLDKFRDVSYDMEDVLDEWETVVQQLQTDPSCSASVRKWKSIVMLELCQSTSSDPPMFQQRTYGFISSGLMLASPKE; the protein is encoded by the exons ATGGCGGAAGCGACTGTTTCGACGATCTTAGAGCAGATGACTGCAATCACCATTGATAAAGCAATCGAAGCCTGGAGTCTGGTGCAAGGTGCTGAGAAAGAGGTGAAAAGGCTTGAAACTAAATTTAAAGCACTCTGGTTGGAGCTTGAAGATGCAGAGGAGAAAGAATACGTGGACAAACAGGTTAAACTTTGGTTAGACAAGTTCAGAGATGTTTCTTATGACATGGAAGATGTATTAGATGAGTGGGAAACTGTAGTTCAGCAGTTGCAAACAGATCCTTCTTGCTCTGCTTCTGTTCGTAAGTGGAAG agTATAGTGATGTTGGAGCTATGTCAAAGCACTTCCTCAG ATCCACCTATGTTTCAGCAGAGAACATATGGTTTTATTTCTTCAGGACTGATGCTTGCTTCACCTAAAGAATGA
- the LOC107944893 gene encoding putative disease resistance protein RGA1 isoform X7, whose translation MAEATVSTILEQMTAITIDKAIEAWSLVQGAEKEVKRLETKFKALWLELEDAEEKEYVDKQVKLWLDKFRDVSYDMEDVLDEWETVVQQLQTDPSCSASVRKWKSIVMLELCQSTSSGLMLASPKE comes from the exons ATGGCGGAAGCGACTGTTTCGACGATCTTAGAGCAGATGACTGCAATCACCATTGATAAAGCAATCGAAGCCTGGAGTCTGGTGCAAGGTGCTGAGAAAGAGGTGAAAAGGCTTGAAACTAAATTTAAAGCACTCTGGTTGGAGCTTGAAGATGCAGAGGAGAAAGAATACGTGGACAAACAGGTTAAACTTTGGTTAGACAAGTTCAGAGATGTTTCTTATGACATGGAAGATGTATTAGATGAGTGGGAAACTGTAGTTCAGCAGTTGCAAACAGATCCTTCTTGCTCTGCTTCTGTTCGTAAGTGGAAG agTATAGTGATGTTGGAGCTATGTCAAAGCACTTCCTCAG GACTGATGCTTGCTTCACCTAAAGAATGA
- the LOC107944893 gene encoding uncharacterized protein isoform X4, whose protein sequence is MAEATVSTILEQMTAITIDKAIEAWSLVQGAEKEVKRLETKFKALWLELEDAEEKEYVDKQVKLWLDKFRDVSYDMEDVLDEWETVVQQLQTDPSCSASVRKWKDEQPEVQGPAVLVSTERGSTISPIEYSDVGAMSKHFLRSTYVSAENIWFYFFRTDACFT, encoded by the exons ATGGCGGAAGCGACTGTTTCGACGATCTTAGAGCAGATGACTGCAATCACCATTGATAAAGCAATCGAAGCCTGGAGTCTGGTGCAAGGTGCTGAGAAAGAGGTGAAAAGGCTTGAAACTAAATTTAAAGCACTCTGGTTGGAGCTTGAAGATGCAGAGGAGAAAGAATACGTGGACAAACAGGTTAAACTTTGGTTAGACAAGTTCAGAGATGTTTCTTATGACATGGAAGATGTATTAGATGAGTGGGAAACTGTAGTTCAGCAGTTGCAAACAGATCCTTCTTGCTCTGCTTCTGTTCGTAAGTGGAAG gATGAGCAACCAGAAGTACAAGGACCAGCAGTTTTGGTCTCAACTGAAAGAGGATCAACTATCAGTCCAATTG agTATAGTGATGTTGGAGCTATGTCAAAGCACTTCCTCAG ATCCACCTATGTTTCAGCAGAGAACATATGGTTTTATTTCTTCAGGACTGATGCTTGCTTCACCTAA
- the LOC107944893 gene encoding putative disease resistance protein RGA1 isoform X5 translates to MAEATVSTILEQMTAITIDKAIEAWSLVQGAEKEVKRLETKFKALWLELEDAEEKEYVDKQVKLWLDKFRDVSYDMEDVLDEWETVVQQLQTDPSCSASVRKWKDEQPEVQGPAVLVSTERGSTISPIEYSDVGAMSKHFLRTDACFT, encoded by the exons ATGGCGGAAGCGACTGTTTCGACGATCTTAGAGCAGATGACTGCAATCACCATTGATAAAGCAATCGAAGCCTGGAGTCTGGTGCAAGGTGCTGAGAAAGAGGTGAAAAGGCTTGAAACTAAATTTAAAGCACTCTGGTTGGAGCTTGAAGATGCAGAGGAGAAAGAATACGTGGACAAACAGGTTAAACTTTGGTTAGACAAGTTCAGAGATGTTTCTTATGACATGGAAGATGTATTAGATGAGTGGGAAACTGTAGTTCAGCAGTTGCAAACAGATCCTTCTTGCTCTGCTTCTGTTCGTAAGTGGAAG gATGAGCAACCAGAAGTACAAGGACCAGCAGTTTTGGTCTCAACTGAAAGAGGATCAACTATCAGTCCAATTG agTATAGTGATGTTGGAGCTATGTCAAAGCACTTCCTCAG GACTGATGCTTGCTTCACCTAA
- the LOC107944893 gene encoding putative disease resistance protein RGA1 isoform X9, which translates to MAEATVSTILEQMTAITIDKAIEAWSLVQGAEKEVKRLETKFKALWLELEDAEEKEYVDKQVKLWLDKFRDVSYDMEDVLDEWETVVQQLQTDPSCSASVRKWKSIVMLELCQSTSSEISRVP; encoded by the exons ATGGCGGAAGCGACTGTTTCGACGATCTTAGAGCAGATGACTGCAATCACCATTGATAAAGCAATCGAAGCCTGGAGTCTGGTGCAAGGTGCTGAGAAAGAGGTGAAAAGGCTTGAAACTAAATTTAAAGCACTCTGGTTGGAGCTTGAAGATGCAGAGGAGAAAGAATACGTGGACAAACAGGTTAAACTTTGGTTAGACAAGTTCAGAGATGTTTCTTATGACATGGAAGATGTATTAGATGAGTGGGAAACTGTAGTTCAGCAGTTGCAAACAGATCCTTCTTGCTCTGCTTCTGTTCGTAAGTGGAAG agTATAGTGATGTTGGAGCTATGTCAAAGCACTTCCTCAG AAATTTCTCGCGTCCCTTAA
- the LOC107944893 gene encoding putative disease resistance protein RGA1 isoform X2 translates to MAEATVSTILEQMTAITIDKAIEAWSLVQGAEKEVKRLETKFKALWLELEDAEEKEYVDKQVKLWLDKFRDVSYDMEDVLDEWETVVQQLQTDPSCSASVRKWKVCPFVSCFSSGSQVVKRYNVATKIKEINEEVDEIVKDKVRFELIKRKINQPKRPETTSFVDVSELIGRDAMKEEIISILL, encoded by the exons ATGGCGGAAGCGACTGTTTCGACGATCTTAGAGCAGATGACTGCAATCACCATTGATAAAGCAATCGAAGCCTGGAGTCTGGTGCAAGGTGCTGAGAAAGAGGTGAAAAGGCTTGAAACTAAATTTAAAGCACTCTGGTTGGAGCTTGAAGATGCAGAGGAGAAAGAATACGTGGACAAACAGGTTAAACTTTGGTTAGACAAGTTCAGAGATGTTTCTTATGACATGGAAGATGTATTAGATGAGTGGGAAACTGTAGTTCAGCAGTTGCAAACAGATCCTTCTTGCTCTGCTTCTGTTCGTAAGTGGAAGGTATGCCCCTTTGTTTCGTGCTTTTCTTCAGGTTCTCAAGTTGTCAAGCGTTATAATGTTGCTACCAAAATAAAGGAAATCAATGAAGAAGTAGATGAGATTGTTAAAGACAAAGTTAGGTTTGAgttgataaaaagaaaaatcaaccAACCCAAACGTCCAGAAACTACTTCTTTTGTGGATGTTTCAGAGTTAATTGGTCGAGATGCAATGAAAGAAGAGATAATCAGCATTTTGCTAT ag
- the LOC107944893 gene encoding putative disease resistance protein RGA1 isoform X1 produces the protein MAEATVSTILEQMTAITIDKAIEAWSLVQGAEKEVKRLETKFKALWLELEDAEEKEYVDKQVKLWLDKFRDVSYDMEDVLDEWETVVQQLQTDPSCSASVRKWKVCPFVSCFSSGSQVVKRYNVATKIKEINEEVDEIVKDKVRFELIKRKINQPKRPETTSFVDVSELIGRDAMKEEIISILLCGFLGFCLPFDISACFNLVFIEIFMGICGFEIYF, from the coding sequence ATGGCGGAAGCGACTGTTTCGACGATCTTAGAGCAGATGACTGCAATCACCATTGATAAAGCAATCGAAGCCTGGAGTCTGGTGCAAGGTGCTGAGAAAGAGGTGAAAAGGCTTGAAACTAAATTTAAAGCACTCTGGTTGGAGCTTGAAGATGCAGAGGAGAAAGAATACGTGGACAAACAGGTTAAACTTTGGTTAGACAAGTTCAGAGATGTTTCTTATGACATGGAAGATGTATTAGATGAGTGGGAAACTGTAGTTCAGCAGTTGCAAACAGATCCTTCTTGCTCTGCTTCTGTTCGTAAGTGGAAGGTATGCCCCTTTGTTTCGTGCTTTTCTTCAGGTTCTCAAGTTGTCAAGCGTTATAATGTTGCTACCAAAATAAAGGAAATCAATGAAGAAGTAGATGAGATTGTTAAAGACAAAGTTAGGTTTGAgttgataaaaagaaaaatcaaccAACCCAAACGTCCAGAAACTACTTCTTTTGTGGATGTTTCAGAGTTAATTGGTCGAGATGCAATGAAAGAAGAGATAATCAGCATTTTGCTATGTGGGTTTTTGGGTTTCTGTTTGCCTTTTGATATATCTGCATGTTTTAATCTGGTGTTCATTGAGATCTTTATGGGTATTTGTGGTTTTGAGATTTATTTTTGA